One stretch of Brevibacillus laterosporus DNA includes these proteins:
- a CDS encoding kinase/pyrophosphorylase: protein MNTQLIYVVSDSIGETAEFVVRAVSSQFSGKTVDIHKYPYMEDKESIDEVILSAKESKALVVFTLVVPELKTYIVEQANRHNVPIVDVMGPLLSIMEDLLQTKQSGKPGLVRKLDEDYFRKVEAIEFAVKYDDGRDPRGLLRADVVLIGVSRTSKTPLSMYLANKRLKVANVPLVPEVEPPEELFLLPAEKCIGLTINSDQLNGIRTERLKALGLTAQANYATMDRIETELEYSRKIMERVGCPVIDVSIKAVEETANIILDIIRRNKIKKRR, encoded by the coding sequence ATGAATACCCAATTAATTTATGTCGTATCGGATTCAATTGGAGAAACAGCAGAATTTGTCGTGAGGGCAGTGTCAAGTCAATTTAGCGGTAAAACGGTAGATATACACAAGTATCCGTACATGGAGGATAAAGAGTCTATTGATGAAGTTATCCTTTCCGCCAAAGAATCAAAAGCCTTGGTTGTGTTTACCCTCGTTGTTCCTGAACTTAAGACTTATATTGTGGAGCAAGCCAACAGACATAACGTACCGATTGTGGATGTAATGGGGCCATTATTATCCATCATGGAAGATCTACTCCAGACGAAACAATCCGGAAAGCCTGGATTAGTACGTAAATTGGATGAAGATTATTTCCGAAAAGTGGAAGCCATTGAGTTCGCTGTGAAATACGATGATGGCAGAGACCCTCGTGGTTTACTTCGAGCAGATGTTGTGCTAATCGGGGTATCACGTACGTCTAAAACTCCATTATCCATGTATCTGGCTAACAAACGCTTGAAGGTAGCGAATGTACCGTTGGTGCCTGAGGTAGAGCCGCCGGAAGAATTGTTCTTACTACCAGCGGAAAAATGTATTGGACTTACCATAAATTCAGATCAATTAAACGGAATTCGCACGGAACGATTAAAGGCTCTAGGTCTAACTGCCCAAGCGAATTATGCAACGATGGATCGAATTGAAACAGAATTGGAATACTCAAGAAAAATCATGGAACGCGTAGGTTGTCCGGTGATTGATGTTTCCATCAAAGCGGTTGAAGAAACGGCTAATATTATTCTAGACATTATTCGACGTAACAAAATTAAAAAACGACGATAA
- a CDS encoding GTPase Era gives MDNHKKKETFKSGFVSIIGRPNVGKSTLLNQVVGQKVAIMSNKPQTTRNQIRAVHTTDKGQLIFIDTPGIHKAKSKLGDYMVSAAENTLNEVDLVLFVIDATEKRGAGEEYILERLKKVNTPVFLVINKIDQIHPEALLPLIDEYRTHHDFKQIVPISALQGNNTDALLQSILLEMPEGPMYYPADQVTDHPERFIVAELIREKVLHLTREEIPHSIAVTVEEMKRGENGKTLYIYAAIYVERDSQKGILIGKKGDMLKEISKRARFDMERLLGEKIFLEVWVKVKKDWRNQERMLRNFGFYEEK, from the coding sequence TTGGATAATCATAAAAAGAAAGAAACATTTAAATCAGGATTTGTATCAATTATTGGTCGTCCAAATGTAGGTAAATCCACATTACTAAATCAAGTTGTAGGACAAAAAGTTGCTATTATGTCCAATAAACCCCAAACAACACGAAATCAGATTCGTGCGGTGCATACCACCGACAAGGGTCAATTGATTTTTATTGATACACCAGGTATTCATAAAGCGAAGTCCAAATTGGGCGATTATATGGTATCTGCTGCGGAAAACACACTAAATGAAGTGGATCTGGTGCTATTTGTAATTGATGCAACGGAGAAGCGTGGCGCAGGAGAAGAGTATATTCTAGAGCGTTTGAAAAAGGTTAATACCCCAGTCTTTTTGGTTATCAACAAGATTGACCAAATTCATCCAGAAGCATTGTTGCCTTTAATTGATGAATATCGTACGCATCATGATTTTAAACAGATTGTTCCTATCTCTGCTTTGCAAGGAAATAATACAGATGCCCTGTTACAATCCATTTTGTTAGAAATGCCAGAGGGACCGATGTATTATCCAGCAGACCAAGTAACAGATCATCCAGAACGTTTTATCGTAGCTGAGTTGATTCGTGAAAAGGTTCTACATCTGACACGTGAAGAGATTCCACATTCTATCGCTGTAACGGTTGAAGAAATGAAGCGTGGAGAAAATGGCAAAACTTTGTACATTTATGCTGCGATCTACGTAGAGCGTGATTCCCAAAAAGGAATTTTGATCGGGAAAAAGGGGGACATGCTTAAAGAAATTTCCAAACGTGCGCGATTTGACATGGAGCGTTTGCTAGGGGAAAAAATCTTTTTAGAAGTATGGGTAAAAGTAAAGAAAGATTGGCGTAATCAGGAAAGAATGTTGCGCAATTTTGGCTTTTATGAAGAAAAATAA
- a CDS encoding YqzL family protein, with protein MLRNFSWSYFASTGDIHAYLLYKEHHEAQNVADDAGSLDQALLEQGDSQVCL; from the coding sequence ATGCTTCGCAACTTTTCTTGGAGTTATTTTGCTTCAACCGGTGATATCCACGCTTACCTTCTTTATAAGGAACATCATGAAGCACAAAACGTTGCTGATGATGCAGGATCACTGGATCAAGCCCTATTGGAACAGGGTGATTCTCAGGTATGCTTGTAA
- a CDS encoding transcriptional regulator, producing the protein MTKRQEQILQIVKDEGPITGENIAEHLNLTRATLRPDLSILTMSGYLDARPRVGYFYAGRPTSSVIAERLHKLVVNDYKAVPIVVAESATVYDAIVTLFLEDVGTLFVVNQKGLLAGVVSRKDLLRASLGNKGLESIPVSIIMTRMPNIVTCSPEETLLDTAQKLIEFQIDSLPVVRPNEEDPKTFELLGRITKTTISRAFVELGKESNV; encoded by the coding sequence TTGACCAAACGCCAAGAACAAATTTTGCAAATTGTAAAAGATGAAGGTCCGATTACAGGTGAGAATATAGCTGAACACCTGAATTTAACAAGGGCTACTCTTCGACCTGATTTATCCATCCTTACCATGTCGGGTTATTTAGATGCCAGACCGAGGGTTGGGTATTTTTATGCAGGTCGTCCTACATCGTCGGTCATTGCAGAACGATTGCACAAGCTTGTGGTAAATGATTATAAAGCGGTGCCCATCGTCGTGGCTGAATCAGCGACGGTGTATGATGCAATTGTGACGTTATTCTTAGAAGATGTAGGTACATTGTTTGTTGTCAATCAAAAAGGTTTGTTAGCCGGTGTAGTGTCCCGAAAGGATTTACTCCGGGCTTCATTGGGTAACAAGGGATTGGAGAGCATTCCTGTCAGCATAATAATGACAAGGATGCCCAATATCGTCACGTGTTCTCCAGAAGAAACACTTCTGGATACCGCACAAAAATTGATTGAATTCCAAATTGATTCACTGCCGGTCGTACGCCCCAACGAAGAAGATCCAAAAACCTTTGAATTGTTGGGCAGAATTACCAAAACAACAATTTCTAGAGCTTTTGTGGAGCTTGGCAAAGAGTCGAATGTGTAG
- the recO gene encoding DNA repair protein RecO, whose translation MLVKWEGIVIRSVDYGESSKVVTLYTREYGKVGAMARGAKKPRSRLAAVSQLFTHGYYLCKKGTGTGMPELTQGDTLHSFKDVRQDLMLTAYSAYMAEMLDRLTEEREPNPYLFQLLVHTLQYMDEGKDAEILCRIFESKMLILAGIRPHVESCISCGAEAEPYTFSVTHGGLLCRRCTHTDPYSLHILPATWKLLRLFLLFPLERLGEIEVKTTTRNQLRLLLHKYLDQHIELRLKSRNFLEQMERLELSDGFDKA comes from the coding sequence ATGCTTGTAAAGTGGGAAGGAATTGTCATCCGTAGCGTTGATTACGGAGAAAGTAGTAAAGTGGTCACACTTTATACCAGAGAATACGGTAAGGTCGGGGCAATGGCAAGGGGAGCCAAAAAACCTCGAAGCCGCCTGGCCGCCGTATCTCAATTGTTTACACATGGGTATTATCTGTGTAAAAAAGGAACGGGGACAGGAATGCCAGAGCTCACACAAGGGGATACTCTTCATTCCTTTAAAGACGTGCGTCAAGATTTGATGCTGACAGCTTACTCTGCTTATATGGCAGAAATGTTGGATCGTTTGACGGAAGAGCGTGAGCCTAATCCATACCTGTTCCAATTATTAGTGCATACACTCCAGTATATGGATGAGGGCAAGGATGCGGAAATTCTATGCCGTATATTTGAAAGCAAAATGCTGATTCTTGCAGGGATTCGTCCTCATGTTGAGAGCTGTATTTCTTGTGGTGCAGAGGCAGAACCGTATACCTTTAGCGTCACACACGGTGGTCTCTTATGTAGGAGATGTACACATACTGACCCTTATTCATTGCATATTTTACCAGCTACATGGAAGCTTTTACGGCTGTTTTTGTTATTTCCTCTTGAGCGTTTAGGAGAGATTGAGGTAAAGACAACTACCCGAAATCAACTGAGGCTTCTGTTGCATAAGTATTTGGATCAACATATTGAACTGCGTCTTAAAAGTCGCAACTTTCTAGAACAGATGGAACGTCTAGAGTTGTCTGATGGATTTGACAAGGCATAG
- the rpoD gene encoding RNA polymerase sigma factor RpoD, with the protein MNKQNLTPDMETLSVDQVKEQLVELGKKKGSLTFKEITNRLSNFDQDSDQMDEFFEFLGDQGIDVSNESEEDEEADAMMIKDEEQEQEGFEYDDLSVPPGIKINDPVRMYLKEIGRVPLLSAEEEIKLAQRIEQGDEEAKRRLAEANLRLVVSIAKRYVGRGMLFLDLIQEGNMGLIKAVEKFDYQKGYKFSTYATWWIRQAITRAIADQARTIRIPVHMVETINKLIRVSRQLLQELGREPAPEEIAEKMDLTPEKVREIMKIAQEPVSLETPIGEEDDSHLGDFIEDQEALAPSDAAAYELLKEQLEDVLDTLTDREENVLRLRFGLDDGRTRTLEEVGKVFGVTRERIRQIEAKALRKLRHPSRSKRLKDFLE; encoded by the coding sequence ATGAACAAGCAAAACTTGACACCAGACATGGAGACATTGTCTGTGGACCAGGTAAAAGAACAATTGGTGGAACTAGGTAAGAAGAAGGGAAGCTTGACTTTCAAAGAAATTACAAATCGTCTATCTAACTTTGATCAGGATTCTGATCAAATGGATGAGTTCTTCGAATTCCTAGGAGATCAAGGGATTGATGTCAGTAATGAGAGCGAAGAAGACGAAGAAGCAGATGCTATGATGATTAAGGACGAGGAACAGGAGCAGGAAGGGTTTGAATATGATGACCTGTCTGTGCCACCGGGAATCAAGATTAATGATCCTGTGCGTATGTATCTGAAGGAGATTGGGCGGGTTCCTCTACTTTCCGCTGAAGAGGAAATTAAACTGGCGCAACGTATTGAACAAGGTGATGAGGAAGCAAAACGCCGATTGGCAGAAGCTAACCTGCGTCTCGTTGTAAGTATAGCAAAACGCTATGTGGGTCGTGGGATGTTGTTCCTTGATTTGATCCAGGAAGGTAATATGGGTCTAATTAAAGCCGTTGAAAAATTTGATTACCAAAAAGGATACAAATTTAGTACCTATGCAACTTGGTGGATTCGCCAAGCCATTACCCGTGCTATTGCAGACCAAGCGAGAACCATTCGTATCCCTGTTCACATGGTTGAGACCATCAATAAGCTAATTCGTGTTTCTCGCCAATTACTCCAAGAATTGGGGCGCGAACCTGCTCCAGAAGAGATCGCTGAAAAGATGGATTTGACTCCAGAAAAAGTACGTGAAATCATGAAAATTGCTCAAGAGCCGGTATCACTAGAAACACCAATTGGGGAAGAAGATGACTCCCATTTGGGCGATTTTATTGAAGATCAGGAAGCGCTAGCTCCTTCTGATGCTGCTGCTTATGAATTGTTGAAAGAGCAGTTGGAAGATGTTTTAGATACATTAACAGATCGTGAAGAAAACGTACTACGTCTTCGTTTCGGATTAGATGATGGTCGCACTAGAACATTGGAAGAAGTAGGAAAAGTCTTTGGTGTAACTCGTGAGCGTATCCGTCAAATTGAGGCGAAAGCCCTACGTAAATTAAGACATCCTTCCCGTAGTAAACGTTTAAAAGATTTTTTGGAATAG
- a CDS encoding DNA primase, with product MAQSAPEEFVNQVRAAVDIVDVVGEYVQLKKRGRAYLGLCPFHSEKTPSFNVNAERQFYHCFGCHAGGDVFSFVMQVEQLSFPEALQKLADRVGLTPPAPLAHEDNPMQSVKAKMYEAYRFVAKLYHYVLTSTPYGSEALRYLENRGFTRMIIDEYMIGFAPESWDFVKDNLVKRNFPLELMVEAGLLSSNDRGRVYDKFRKRVIFPIQDSQGEVIGFGGRSIDGSEPKYLNGPETLLFNKSRTIFNLHRARSDMRKRNQAILFEGYADVIAAWQAGISNGIATLGTAFTEQQAHLIRRNTDQVILCYDGDFAGQDATAKAIDQLQKAGCTVRIAPLPQGSDPDDYIRQYGAEQFSQQVLLQAMPVTSFQLKHLRSKTVIQDEADKAEYVRQALEFIVTLPNAIERDMYERQLSEEFSLSLEAVKTEAKKLYKQQKLTNQRDKVTAPWNNSINNGKFTVTKAPAHENAERMLLYYMLRDPEIALRVQQECNADFQVDEHSALAAYLYAYYAEGHPADPGAFIHYVEDEKCKQLASGLAMMECRDDVSDKEIEDYIKQVNNYPIRAELVRLREQQKQLNLQAGSTIDEEQRKKLVIEAALLGMKIAEMENALREG from the coding sequence ATGGCTCAATCTGCACCCGAAGAATTCGTCAACCAGGTTCGAGCAGCTGTTGACATCGTAGACGTGGTCGGAGAATACGTACAACTGAAGAAGAGGGGGCGCGCCTATCTAGGCTTGTGTCCGTTCCATTCGGAAAAAACCCCGTCCTTTAATGTAAACGCGGAGCGACAATTTTATCATTGCTTCGGGTGTCATGCAGGGGGAGACGTATTCTCTTTCGTTATGCAGGTGGAACAGCTATCGTTTCCTGAGGCCTTGCAAAAACTTGCAGACCGGGTGGGATTAACCCCGCCAGCTCCCCTCGCTCACGAAGATAATCCGATGCAAAGCGTGAAGGCAAAAATGTATGAAGCCTATCGTTTTGTGGCGAAACTATATCATTATGTTTTAACGTCTACTCCCTATGGATCGGAAGCTCTTCGCTATTTGGAAAATCGAGGTTTTACTAGAATGATAATTGACGAATACATGATTGGGTTTGCGCCCGAGTCATGGGATTTCGTTAAAGATAATCTCGTGAAGCGGAACTTTCCATTAGAGTTGATGGTCGAAGCAGGATTGCTTTCCTCCAATGATCGTGGAAGAGTGTACGACAAATTTCGCAAGAGAGTTATCTTTCCGATCCAGGATTCACAGGGAGAGGTTATCGGATTTGGAGGAAGGTCAATTGATGGCTCGGAACCCAAGTATTTAAACGGTCCAGAAACACTTCTATTCAACAAAAGTCGAACTATATTTAACCTGCATCGCGCGAGAAGCGATATGCGCAAACGGAATCAGGCAATCCTTTTTGAGGGATATGCGGATGTAATTGCTGCGTGGCAGGCTGGCATTAGTAACGGAATCGCTACGCTAGGAACCGCTTTTACCGAGCAACAAGCGCATCTGATCAGAAGAAACACGGATCAGGTAATTCTATGCTACGACGGTGACTTTGCCGGACAAGATGCAACGGCAAAAGCGATTGATCAATTGCAAAAAGCTGGTTGTACGGTGCGAATTGCTCCACTTCCCCAGGGTAGTGACCCTGATGATTATATAAGGCAGTATGGCGCTGAACAATTCTCCCAGCAGGTATTATTGCAAGCTATGCCGGTGACATCCTTTCAATTGAAACATTTGCGGAGTAAAACCGTAATACAAGATGAAGCGGATAAAGCTGAGTATGTAAGACAGGCACTGGAATTCATCGTTACACTCCCGAACGCGATCGAACGGGACATGTATGAACGGCAACTGTCTGAAGAGTTTTCTCTATCCCTTGAAGCTGTAAAGACAGAAGCGAAAAAGCTGTACAAGCAACAAAAATTAACGAATCAAAGGGATAAAGTTACCGCACCATGGAATAATAGTATAAATAATGGCAAATTTACGGTTACAAAAGCACCTGCACACGAAAATGCAGAACGAATGCTGCTGTACTATATGTTGCGAGATCCGGAAATTGCTTTACGTGTGCAACAGGAATGTAACGCAGATTTCCAAGTGGATGAACACAGTGCTCTAGCCGCTTACTTGTATGCTTATTATGCAGAGGGGCATCCGGCAGATCCTGGAGCCTTTATACACTATGTTGAAGATGAGAAGTGCAAGCAATTAGCCTCGGGATTAGCCATGATGGAATGCAGAGATGATGTATCTGATAAAGAGATTGAAGACTACATCAAGCAGGTGAACAATTACCCTATACGCGCGGAACTAGTAAGGTTACGTGAACAACAAAAGCAACTGAATTTGCAAGCGGGAAGCACCATAGATGAAGAGCAGCGTAAAAAGCTTGTTATTGAAGCCGCTTTACTAGGGATGAAGATCGCCGAAATGGAAAATGCTTTGAGGGAAGGGTAG